A section of the Agromyces aurantiacus genome encodes:
- the dusB gene encoding tRNA dihydrouridine synthase DusB, with translation MPTTTTPARALTIGGLDLEVPVVLAPMAGITNTAFRRLCREFGAGLYVSEMITSRALVERTPESMRLITHHESETPRSIQLYGVDPKTVSEAVTMLVAEDRADHIDLNFGCPVPKVTRKGGGAALPWKSGLFRDIVEGAVKAAGEIPLTIKMRKGIDADHLTYLEAGRIAEGAGVASIALHARTAAEFYSGHADWPAIAKLKEAVTSVPVLGNGDIWSADDALRMVEETGCDGVVVGRGCLGRPWLFGDLAAAFRGVEEKAEPSLGDVARTFRRHAELLTEFFDSEERGCRDIRKHVAWYFKGYPVGGELRAKLATVESLAQLDDLLGTLDWSMPYPGEGAEGPRGRAGTPKNPSLPDGWLDSQELAGHDRTTLVDAELDTSGG, from the coding sequence ATGCCAACGACCACGACCCCCGCCCGCGCGCTCACGATCGGCGGCCTCGACCTCGAGGTGCCGGTCGTGCTCGCGCCCATGGCGGGCATCACCAACACCGCGTTCCGCCGGCTCTGCCGCGAGTTCGGCGCCGGCCTGTACGTCAGCGAGATGATCACGAGCCGCGCGCTCGTCGAGCGCACGCCCGAATCGATGCGGCTCATCACGCACCACGAGTCCGAGACGCCGCGGTCGATCCAGCTCTACGGCGTCGACCCCAAGACGGTCTCCGAGGCCGTGACCATGCTCGTCGCCGAGGACCGCGCCGACCACATCGACCTCAACTTCGGCTGCCCCGTGCCCAAGGTCACGCGCAAGGGCGGGGGCGCCGCGCTGCCCTGGAAGAGCGGGCTGTTCCGCGACATCGTCGAGGGCGCCGTGAAGGCCGCCGGCGAGATCCCGCTCACGATCAAGATGCGCAAGGGCATCGACGCCGATCACCTCACCTACCTCGAGGCCGGCCGCATCGCCGAGGGCGCGGGCGTCGCCTCGATCGCGCTGCACGCGCGCACGGCCGCCGAGTTCTACTCGGGCCACGCCGACTGGCCGGCGATCGCGAAGCTGAAGGAGGCCGTGACGAGCGTGCCGGTGCTCGGCAACGGCGACATCTGGTCGGCCGACGACGCGCTGCGCATGGTCGAGGAGACCGGATGCGACGGGGTCGTGGTCGGCCGCGGCTGCCTCGGTCGCCCGTGGCTGTTCGGCGACCTGGCCGCCGCCTTCCGCGGCGTGGAGGAGAAGGCCGAGCCCTCGCTCGGCGACGTCGCGCGCACCTTCCGCCGGCACGCCGAGCTGCTGACCGAGTTCTTCGACAGCGAGGAACGCGGGTGCCGCGACATCCGCAAGCACGTCGCCTGGTACTTCAAGGGGTACCCGGTGGGCGGCGAGCTGCGGGCGAAGCTCGCGACCGTCGAGTCGCTCGCCCAGCTCGACGACCTCCTCGGCACGCTCGACTGGTCGATGCCGTACCCGGGCGAGGGCGCCGAGGGGCCGCGCGGCCGAGCCGGCACGCCCAAGAACCCGTCGCTGCCCGACGGCTGGCTCGACTCGCAGGAACTCGCCGGGCACGATCGCACCACCCTCGTCGACGCCGAGCTCGACACGAGCGGCGGCTGA
- a CDS encoding trimeric intracellular cation channel family protein codes for MTLAPFEIPLWADLAAVAIGALQGAMFAGRLKERRLDLLGVALIGILVGLGGGLLRDILLNQLPAAMKSNWYLLVATLAALLGMLLLRLFTRLNPLIIALDAVTIGLFAAIGTTKALAYGVPEVPAVFVGVVSAVGGSILRDVSLNLPIALMHVGSLYAIAAAAGTVLIVVLVALGANITVAATTCVIVTTLIRLGSVRFGWSLPEQRAIASWRVWRRA; via the coding sequence ATGACGCTCGCGCCGTTCGAGATCCCGCTCTGGGCCGACCTCGCGGCGGTGGCGATCGGCGCCCTGCAGGGGGCCATGTTCGCGGGACGCCTGAAGGAGCGCCGGCTCGACCTCCTCGGCGTCGCGCTCATCGGCATCCTGGTCGGGCTCGGGGGCGGCCTGCTGCGCGACATCCTGCTGAACCAGCTGCCCGCGGCGATGAAGAGCAACTGGTACCTGCTCGTCGCGACGCTCGCGGCGCTGCTCGGGATGCTGCTGCTGCGACTCTTCACGCGCCTGAACCCGCTGATCATCGCGCTCGACGCCGTCACCATCGGCCTGTTCGCCGCGATCGGCACGACCAAGGCGCTCGCGTACGGCGTGCCCGAGGTTCCCGCGGTGTTCGTGGGCGTCGTGTCCGCGGTCGGCGGGTCCATCCTGCGCGACGTGTCGCTGAACCTGCCCATCGCGCTCATGCACGTCGGATCGCTCTACGCGATCGCGGCGGCCGCGGGCACCGTCCTGATCGTCGTGCTCGTGGCGCTCGGCGCGAACATCACCGTCGCCGCGACGACGTGCGTCATCGTCACGACGCTCATCCGCCTCGGCTCGGTGCGGTTCGGCTGGAGCCTGCCCGAGCAGCGTGCGATCGCGAGCTGGCGGGTCTGGCGGCGGGCGTAG
- a CDS encoding SDR family oxidoreductase — MTSSSAPVLVTGGTGTLGRAVVRLLAARGDDVRVLSRSGAPGTVRGDLETGEGVEAALDGVRAVLHLATTLRDDTGITQTLVRAADRSGRPRVLYSSIVGIDRIPLAYYAGKRASERIIAESRLRWTVLRTTQFHDFIETLFGVQRLSPIVFAPAFSFQPIAVEEVAQRLVELLDSDAAGMAPDIGGPQTRTARDLARAYLAARGSRRPTLPFRLPGTRFSAFASGANLVPGEPYGRITFEQFLAAHADAAARGSRGTTEA, encoded by the coding sequence GTGACCTCGTCGTCCGCACCCGTCCTCGTGACGGGAGGCACTGGCACGCTCGGCCGGGCGGTCGTCCGCCTGCTCGCCGCGCGCGGCGATGACGTGCGCGTGCTGAGCCGCAGCGGCGCGCCCGGCACGGTCCGGGGCGACCTGGAGACCGGCGAGGGCGTGGAGGCCGCACTCGACGGCGTGCGCGCCGTGCTCCACCTTGCCACCACGCTGCGCGACGACACCGGCATCACGCAGACCCTCGTGCGCGCGGCCGACCGCTCGGGTCGGCCACGCGTGCTCTACTCGTCGATCGTCGGAATCGATCGCATCCCTCTGGCGTACTACGCGGGCAAGCGCGCATCCGAGCGGATCATCGCCGAGTCGCGCCTGCGCTGGACCGTGCTGCGCACGACCCAGTTCCACGACTTCATCGAGACCCTCTTCGGCGTGCAACGCCTCTCCCCCATCGTGTTCGCGCCGGCGTTCTCGTTCCAGCCGATCGCGGTCGAGGAGGTCGCGCAACGGCTCGTCGAACTGCTCGACTCGGATGCCGCGGGCATGGCGCCCGACATCGGCGGCCCCCAGACGCGCACCGCGAGGGACCTCGCGCGCGCCTACCTCGCCGCGCGCGGCTCGCGCCGCCCGACGCTGCCGTTCCGGCTGCCCGGCACGCGATTCTCGGCGTTCGCGTCGGGCGCGAACCTCGTGCCGGGCGAGCCGTACGGCCGCATCACGTTCGAGCAGTTCCTCGCCGCGCACGCCGACGCCGCCGCGCGCGGATCGCGTGGTACAACCGAGGCATGA
- a CDS encoding AAA family ATPase: MLLERDPLPAPPQRVLVAGTSGSGKSTLAAHIADAAGLPYVELDSLFHGPGWSPRPEFDAEVAALASADRWATEWQYGTARPVLAARADLMVWLDLPRRVVMRRVVGRTIRRRVRNEELWNGNHEAALRTVLTDRDHIVRWAWRTHGLTAMRIAELAATRPELPIVRLRSAAAVERWTSGPLAAAVRG, from the coding sequence ATGCTCTTAGAGCGCGACCCGCTGCCCGCCCCACCGCAACGCGTACTGGTCGCCGGGACCAGCGGGAGCGGCAAGTCGACCCTGGCGGCGCACATCGCCGACGCGGCGGGCCTGCCCTACGTCGAGCTCGACTCGCTCTTCCACGGTCCGGGGTGGTCTCCGCGGCCGGAGTTCGACGCCGAGGTCGCCGCGCTCGCCTCCGCCGACCGCTGGGCGACGGAGTGGCAGTACGGCACCGCCCGACCGGTGCTGGCGGCACGGGCGGACCTCATGGTGTGGCTCGACCTCCCCCGGCGCGTGGTGATGCGGCGCGTCGTCGGTCGCACGATCCGCCGTCGCGTGCGCAACGAGGAGCTGTGGAACGGCAACCACGAGGCGGCGCTGCGCACGGTGCTGACCGATCGCGATCACATCGTGCGCTGGGCGTGGCGCACGCATGGCCTCACCGCGATGCGCATCGCGGAGCTGGCCGCGACGCGTCCGGAACTGCCGATCGTCCGGCTGCGGTCGGCCGCCGCCGTCGAGCGATGGACGAGCGGACCGCTCGCGGCAGCCGTGCGCGGCTGA
- a CDS encoding isoprenyl transferase, whose protein sequence is MTPKPYTHKDAVPYRPLDWTGVYPPAMPKGAVPDHVAIVMDGNGRWANRRGLTRIEGHKAGEAALLDVVAGAVQIGVKHLSVYAFSTENWKRSPDEVRFLMGYNRDVLHRRRDQLNEWGVRIRWAGRKPRLWRSVIDELQFAERLTAGNDTLTLTMCVNYGGRNEIVDAVRSIADDVASGRLRPSAVSEKLIQKRLYVPDLPDVDLFVRSSGEQRTSNFLLWQSAYAEMVFLDTLWPDFSRTDLWQAIELYASRNRRFGGAIDAPAAESASGA, encoded by the coding sequence GTGACTCCCAAGCCCTACACCCACAAGGATGCGGTGCCCTACCGCCCGCTCGACTGGACCGGGGTGTACCCGCCGGCAATGCCGAAGGGTGCGGTGCCCGACCATGTCGCGATCGTCATGGACGGCAACGGCCGGTGGGCCAACCGCCGGGGCCTCACGCGCATCGAAGGCCACAAGGCGGGCGAGGCGGCGCTGCTCGACGTGGTCGCCGGCGCCGTGCAGATCGGCGTGAAGCACCTCTCGGTGTACGCGTTCTCGACCGAGAACTGGAAGCGCTCGCCCGACGAGGTGCGATTCCTCATGGGCTACAACCGCGACGTGCTGCACCGCCGGCGCGACCAGCTCAACGAGTGGGGCGTGCGCATCCGATGGGCCGGCCGGAAGCCCCGGCTGTGGCGCTCGGTGATCGACGAACTCCAGTTCGCCGAGCGGCTGACCGCGGGCAACGACACGCTCACGCTGACGATGTGCGTCAACTACGGCGGGCGCAACGAGATCGTCGACGCCGTCCGCTCGATCGCCGACGACGTGGCATCCGGCCGCCTGCGCCCGTCGGCCGTGAGCGAGAAGCTCATCCAGAAGCGCCTCTACGTGCCCGACCTGCCCGACGTCGACCTGTTCGTGCGCAGCTCGGGCGAGCAGCGCACCTCGAACTTCCTGCTCTGGCAGTCGGCGTACGCCGAGATGGTGTTCCTCGACACCCTCTGGCCCGACTTCAGCCGCACCGACCTGTGGCAGGCGATCGAGCTGTACGCGTCGCGCAACCGCCGCTTCGGCGGCGCGATCGACGCTCCCGCGGCGGAGTCCGCGAGCGGGGCGTAG
- a CDS encoding deoxyguanosinetriphosphate triphosphohydrolase, with protein sequence MRDRLFGGYDEADVERFLPEQHENRRRSDFARDRARLLHSSALRRLAAKTQVLSPTSGLDFARNRLTHSLEVAQVGRELASSIGLDPDVVDTACLAHDLGHPPFGHNGEKALNAWAADIGGFEGNAQTLRILTRLEPKVFSPAGRSLGLNLTRASLDASCKYPWPEAAGVGDPSGRNKFGFYADDIDVFEWMRRGAPERRLCIEAQVMDLSDDIAYSVHDFEDAIVGGYIDVAALGRRVDHDELVSSMYEWIGGAIGHDELIAAFDRLDSLDVWISSWQGSRRDQAALKNLTSQLIGRFAHAATEATRAHHPVASLIRFDADVVVPRHVQAEIAVLKGIVAAFVMSRNTRQPIYSQQRQVLTSLADALWRSGEANLDAGFAEDWRAATDDAARKRVVVDQVASLTDQSALAWYERLVQR encoded by the coding sequence GTGCGCGACCGACTCTTCGGCGGCTACGACGAGGCCGACGTCGAGCGATTCCTGCCCGAGCAGCACGAGAACCGCCGGCGCAGCGACTTCGCGCGCGACCGCGCCCGCCTGCTGCACTCGAGCGCGCTGCGGCGCCTCGCGGCGAAGACGCAGGTGCTGAGCCCCACCTCCGGGCTCGACTTCGCGCGCAACCGCCTCACGCACTCGCTCGAGGTCGCCCAGGTCGGTCGCGAGCTCGCGTCGAGCATCGGCCTCGACCCCGACGTCGTCGACACCGCGTGCCTCGCGCACGACCTCGGGCACCCGCCCTTCGGGCACAACGGCGAGAAGGCGCTGAACGCGTGGGCGGCCGACATCGGCGGGTTCGAGGGCAACGCGCAGACCCTGCGGATCCTCACGCGACTCGAGCCCAAGGTGTTCTCGCCCGCGGGGCGCTCGCTCGGGCTCAACCTCACGCGCGCGAGCCTCGACGCGAGCTGCAAGTACCCCTGGCCCGAGGCCGCCGGCGTCGGCGACCCGAGCGGGCGCAACAAGTTCGGCTTCTACGCCGACGACATCGACGTGTTCGAGTGGATGCGCCGTGGCGCCCCAGAGCGACGGCTCTGCATCGAGGCGCAGGTCATGGACCTCTCCGACGACATCGCCTACTCGGTGCACGACTTCGAGGATGCGATCGTCGGCGGCTACATCGACGTCGCCGCGCTCGGCCGCCGTGTCGACCACGATGAGCTCGTCTCGTCGATGTACGAGTGGATCGGCGGGGCCATCGGCCACGACGAGCTCATCGCCGCGTTCGACCGGCTCGACTCGCTCGACGTGTGGATCTCGTCGTGGCAGGGCAGCCGTCGCGACCAGGCCGCGCTCAAGAACCTCACGAGCCAGCTCATCGGGCGGTTCGCGCACGCCGCGACCGAGGCGACCCGGGCGCACCACCCGGTCGCGAGCCTCATCCGGTTCGACGCCGACGTGGTGGTGCCCCGGCACGTGCAGGCCGAGATCGCCGTGCTCAAGGGCATCGTCGCGGCATTCGTGATGTCGCGGAACACCCGTCAGCCGATCTACAGCCAGCAGCGGCAGGTGCTCACCTCGCTCGCCGATGCGCTCTGGCGATCCGGCGAGGCGAACCTCGACGCGGGCTTCGCCGAGGACTGGCGCGCAGCGACGGATGACGCGGCGCGCAAGCGCGTCGTCGTCGACCAAGTCGCGAGCCTGACCGACCAGTCCGCGCTCGCCTGGTACGAACGGCTGGTGCAGCGGTGA
- a CDS encoding aminoacyl-tRNA deacylase, with protein sequence MTAPEGLVGVERVKADAAARGLDIEVIMRPPARSLEEAAQLLGITPADIVKSLVVKKSDDTYVFALVPGGRKISWPKLRALLSVNKLQLPDASLALAATGYERGTITPLGSTHAWPVVVDATIPGRRVSMGAGEHGRSLFVDADALVRAFDATVADITDPE encoded by the coding sequence ATGACCGCGCCCGAGGGACTCGTCGGCGTCGAACGCGTGAAGGCGGATGCCGCGGCGCGCGGACTCGACATCGAGGTGATCATGCGCCCGCCGGCGCGCAGTCTCGAGGAGGCCGCGCAGCTGCTCGGCATCACGCCGGCCGACATCGTGAAGTCGCTCGTCGTGAAGAAGAGCGACGACACCTACGTCTTCGCGCTGGTCCCGGGCGGGCGCAAGATCAGCTGGCCCAAGCTGCGCGCGCTGCTCTCGGTGAACAAGCTGCAGCTGCCGGATGCCTCGCTCGCGCTCGCCGCGACCGGCTACGAGCGCGGCACCATCACCCCGCTCGGCTCGACGCACGCGTGGCCCGTGGTCGTCGACGCGACGATCCCGGGGCGCCGCGTCTCGATGGGCGCGGGCGAGCACGGCCGCAGCCTCTTCGTCGACGCCGACGCGCTCGTGCGCGCGTTCGACGCGACCGTCGCCGACATCACCGACCCCGAGTAG
- the recO gene encoding DNA repair protein RecO — MPVYRDDAVVLRTHKLGEADRIVTLLTRRHGKIRAVARGVRRTASKFGSRLEPFMVADLQLYEGRTLDVITQAETIGAYGAEISQDYAAYTAANAMVEAADRLTEAEGSLQQYLLLVGALRSLSRREHGPALTLDSYLLRALAIAGWAPTFADCARCGREGPHTAVVVQLGGVVCNDCAPPGTPRIAPSTVDLLGALLAGEWDVAEAAPERDRAQASGIVAAYAQWHLERGLRSLSHVSRETAPQ; from the coding sequence GTGCCCGTGTACCGAGATGACGCCGTCGTGCTGCGCACGCACAAGCTCGGCGAGGCCGACCGCATCGTCACGCTCCTCACGCGCCGGCACGGCAAGATCCGCGCGGTCGCGCGCGGGGTGCGGCGTACCGCGTCGAAGTTCGGGTCGCGGCTCGAGCCCTTCATGGTCGCCGACCTGCAGCTCTACGAGGGCCGCACGCTCGACGTGATCACGCAGGCCGAGACGATCGGCGCGTACGGCGCCGAGATCAGCCAGGACTACGCCGCCTACACGGCCGCGAACGCGATGGTCGAGGCCGCCGACCGGCTCACCGAGGCCGAGGGCTCGCTCCAGCAGTACCTGCTGCTCGTCGGCGCGCTGCGGTCGCTCTCCCGCCGCGAGCACGGGCCGGCGCTCACGCTCGACTCCTACCTGCTGCGCGCGCTCGCGATCGCGGGCTGGGCGCCGACGTTCGCCGACTGCGCCCGCTGCGGGCGCGAGGGTCCGCACACCGCCGTGGTCGTGCAGCTCGGCGGCGTCGTCTGCAACGACTGCGCACCGCCGGGCACGCCGCGCATCGCGCCGTCCACGGTCGACCTGCTCGGCGCGTTGCTCGCCGGTGAGTGGGATGTCGCGGAAGCGGCCCCCGAACGCGACCGGGCGCAGGCGAGCGGTATCGTCGCGGCGTACGCGCAGTGGCATCTCGAGCGCGGCCTCCGCTCGCTCTCCCACGTCTCCCGAGAAACGGCTCCCCAGTGA
- a CDS encoding DsbA family oxidoreductase, with amino-acid sequence MTSPIKIDIWSDIACPWCYIGKRHLEGGLAALGDDAPEVEIEYHSFELAPDTPVDFEGSEVDFLAGHKGLPVAQVEQMLQRVSGIAAAAGLDYDFDALQHTKTLKAHELLHFAKEQGRQLELSERLFRAYFTEGRHVGRVDELVELAAEVGLDAHAAREALESGRYGAAVQADIVQAGAYGIQGVPFFVFEGKYGVSGAQPAEVFAQVLTQVAGERDGAAA; translated from the coding sequence GTGACGTCCCCCATCAAGATCGACATCTGGTCCGACATCGCGTGCCCATGGTGCTACATCGGCAAGCGCCACCTCGAGGGCGGCCTCGCCGCGCTCGGCGACGACGCGCCCGAGGTCGAGATCGAGTACCACTCGTTCGAGCTCGCGCCCGACACCCCCGTCGACTTCGAGGGCAGCGAGGTGGACTTCCTCGCCGGGCACAAGGGCCTGCCCGTCGCGCAGGTCGAGCAGATGCTCCAGCGCGTCTCCGGCATCGCGGCCGCGGCCGGCCTGGACTACGACTTCGACGCGCTCCAGCACACCAAGACGCTGAAGGCGCACGAGCTGCTGCACTTCGCGAAGGAGCAGGGCCGCCAGCTCGAGCTGTCCGAGCGGCTCTTCCGCGCGTACTTCACCGAGGGCCGGCATGTGGGTCGCGTCGACGAGCTCGTCGAGCTGGCCGCCGAGGTCGGCCTCGATGCCCACGCCGCGCGCGAGGCGCTCGAGTCGGGCCGCTACGGTGCGGCGGTGCAGGCCGACATCGTGCAGGCCGGGGCCTACGGCATCCAGGGCGTGCCGTTCTTCGTGTTCGAGGGCAAGTACGGCGTCTCGGGGGCGCAGCCGGCCGAGGTGTTCGCGCAGGTGCTCACCCAGGTGGCCGGCGAGCGCGACGGGGCCGCCGCGTGA